Proteins encoded within one genomic window of Rhododendron vialii isolate Sample 1 chromosome 1a, ASM3025357v1:
- the LOC131321444 gene encoding protein KINESIN LIGHT CHAIN-RELATED 1 has protein sequence MRRASSKLLLSHRKLPFSLLSRDFITQISTATTTHDPNHHPTLTHLKPTKFPSSDIKTHHFQTNPSHNFNTLADPHPSPGQISSRQRKIKEKSQVDEAFESAETAEEMLRAFKDMEASFDERELGLACLKLGLKLDQEGEDPEKTLSFANRALKALDRDDNRVSLPLAMALQLLGSSCYSLKRFNDSLGYLNRANRVLTRLEEEGSCSVDDIRPILHAVQLELANTKTAMGRREEALENLKNCLSIKEMTLGENSRELGNANRDLAEAYVSVLNFKEAMPYCLKALEIHKGQLGNNSVEVAHDRRLLGVIYTGLEEHEKALEQNQLSQKVLKNWGLSSDLLRAEIDAANMQIALGKYEEAINGLKGVVQQTDKDSEDRAMIFTAMGKALCYQEKFGDSKRCLEIACGILDKKEATSPVEVAEAYIEISMQYEIMNEFETAISLLKRTHSMLEKLPQEQHSEGSVSARIGWLLLLTGKVQQAIPYLESAAERLKECFGSKHFGVGYIYNNLGAAYLELDRPQSAAQMFAVAKDIMDVSLGPGHVDTIEACQNLSKAYGAMGSHPLAIKFQEQVVDAWEGHGASAHDELKEARRLLEQLKKKAQEASSKEPNIRALPLPRNSQVSTRNSQPAVSVREKLPGAV, from the exons ATGAGAAGAGCTTCATCCAAACTCCTCCTCTCTCATCGCaaactccctttctctctcctctccagaGACTTCATCACCCAAATCTCCACCGCCACCACGACCCATGACCCCAACCACCACCCAACCCTAACCCACCTCAAACCTACCAAATTTCCCTCGTCCGACATCAAAACCCACCATTTCCAGACAAACCCATCTCACAATTTCAACACCCTTGCGGATCCACACCCCTCTCCGGGTCAGATATCCTCAAGACAACGAAAGATCAAAGAGAAATCACAAGTAGATGAGGCTTTCGAGTCGGCCGAAACCGCAGAAGAAATGCTCAGAGCGTTCAAGGATATGGAGGCCAGTTTTGATGAAAGGGAGCTGGGTTTGGCTTGTTTGAAACTAGGGCTCAAGCTTGACCAAGAAGGTGAGGATCCTGAAAAAACCCTTTCTTTTGCTAATAGAGCTTTGAAGGCTTTGGATAGAGATGATAATAGAGTTAGTTTACCTCTTGCTATGGCTTTACAATTGTTGGGTTCCTCCTGTTATAGCTTGAAAAGGTTTAATGATAGTTTAGGGTACCTTAATAGGGCTAATAGGGTGTTAACTAGGTTAGAAGAGGAGGGTAGTTGTAGCGTTGATGATATTAGGCCTATTCTTCATGCTGTTCAGCTCGAGTTGGCGAATACTAAGACCGCAAtggggaggagagaggaggcTCTTGAGAATTTAAAGAATTGTTTGAGCATTAAAGAAATGACTTTGGGGGAAAACAGTAGGGAACTCGGCAATGCCAACCGGGATTTGGCAGAGGCTTATGTTTCCGTTTTGAATTTTAAGGAGGCGATGCCATATTGTTTGAAAGCGTTGGAGATACACAAGGGCCAATTGGGGAATAATTCGGTGGAAGTGGCGCATGATAGGCGGCTTCTTGGGGTTATCTATACCGGATTGGAGGAGCATGAAAAGGCGCTGGAGCAAAATCAGTTGTCGCAAAAGGTTCTGAAGAATTGGGGTCTTAGTTCTGATTTGCTTCGGGCAGAGATTGATGCCGCCAATATGCAGATTGCATTGGGGAAGTACGAGGAAGCCATCAATGGTTTGAAGGGTGTTGTTCAGCAAACTGATAAAGACAGTGAGGATCGAGCCATGATCTTCACTGCCATGGGGAAAGCTTTGTGCTATCAAGAGAAATTTGGTGACTCAAAAAGGTGTTTAGAGATTGCTTGTGGGATTCTAGACAAGAAAGAAGCAACCTCCCCAGTAGAAGTTGCTGAGGCATATATTGAGATTTCGATGCAATATGAGATTATGAACGAGTTTGAAACTGCAATTTCGTTGTTAAAGAGAACACATTCCATGCTTGAGAAGCTCCCACAAGAGCAGCATTCAGAAGGAAGTGTTTCTGCACGGATTGGGTGGTTACTTCTTTTAACAGGAAAGGTGCAGCAGGCGATTCCTTACTTGGAGAGTGCAGCGGAGAGATTGAAAGAGTGCTTTGGTTCcaagcattttggtgtggggtATATTTACAACAATTTGGGTGCTGCCTATTTGGAACTAGATAGGCCCCAGTCAGCTGCACAGATGTTTGCAGTAGCCAAGGACATCATGGACGTGTCCCTTGGACCAGGCCATGTGGATACAATTGAGGCTTGTCAGAACCTTTCAAAAGCGTATGGCGCCATGGGAAG CCACCCCCTTGCAATTAAATTCCAGGAGCAGGTAGTTGATGCTTGGGAAGGCCATGGTGCAAGTGCGCATGATGAACTCAAAGAAGCTCGACGACTTCTTGAGCAATTAAAGAAGAAAGCTCAGGAAGCGTCCTCAAAGGAACCTAACATAAGGGCCTTGCCATTGCCCCGTAACAGTCAAGTCTCTACTAGAAACTCCCAGCCAGCTGTTTCTGTTAGGGAGAAGTTACCAGGTGCAGTTTAG
- the LOC131321460 gene encoding CDT1-like protein a, chloroplastic isoform X1 produces the protein MSDPSLFSLFRSKKILRSSSSLSKPLQSDQVDPKKTVDGSIKLPEKFERLGKFFDSLDSSIRLLRLKGSTSTYTNIRPKIEYLTDRRFSYAHLAQLKFLLPNVIEIKKVLIHDEQTSCMKPDLHVTLNVYAIKDEEQLKPTSWNSQMRNVFHARLLDFFKAHPEGEVPEAALPEPFNQSKQDVALNSSFGETSTAVLAESQPARASHLSQSFRKHLSMQVSRNKVIDYQEKSIVSPQPLVLPVSEPRVGEISSYALHEFSLQPPRSQESLAFAASETSVQPYHPPTTPSTEIDSTKNEVCSSIANATICESPSKLASSPVELTNVSPALHPEKRGYMCPSDDSTNSPSKLVRLTHLRRSLKFDNPVKSAKVEDEVKSIGRLSVENDIFKILPENLLQSIREKEKKATEEQDPAISQAKKRQQMVASLPKLFNAIHFLFQSMKRSVITKEELMHRIIANHLDVVDRREVEEELELLQELVPESIYVKSASSGDVLVCINMISSPELMHAKLVEIK, from the exons ATGTCGGACCCCTCATTGTTCAGTTTGTTCAGGTCGAAGAAGATACTTCGTTCTTCATCATCATTGTCAAAGCCGTTACAGTCAGATCAAGTGGATCCGAAGAAGACGGTTGATGGGTCGATAAAGCTTCCGGAAAA GTTTGAGAGATTGGGCAAGTTCTTTGATAGCTTGGATAGTTCAATTCGGCTGCTTCGGTTGAAGGGCTCTACGTCCACATATACAAACATTCGCCCCAAAATAGAATATTTGACAGATAG GAGGTTCTCGTATGCTCATTTAGCCCAATTGAAGTTTCTTTTACCCAATGTGATTGAGATAAAGAAGGTTCTAATTCATGATGAACAGACTAGTTGTATGAAGCCAGATCTCCATGTTACACTAAATGTTTATGCAATTAAGGATGAGGAGCAGCTAAAACCAACGAGTTGGAATTCACAGATGAGGAATGTCTTTCATGCTAGGCTTTTGGACTTCTTTAAAGCCCATCCTGAG GGAGAAGTGCCAGAAGCAGCACTACCAGAGCCATTCAATCAGTCAAAGCAAGATGTGGCCTTAAATTCATCCTTTGGCGAGACATCAACTGCTGTACTTGCAGAATCGCAGCCTGCTAGAGCATCCCATCTATCTCAGTCTTTCCGGAAGCACCTTTCAATGCAAGTTTCACGCAATAAAGTCATTGATTACCAAGAAAAATCAATTGTGTCTCCACAGCCTTTGGTTCTTCCTGTTTCAGAGCCACGTGTTGGAGAGATCTCCTCTTATGCGCTTCATGAATTTTCTTTACAACCACCAAGAAGTCAGGAATCGCTAGCATTTGCGGCTTCTGAAACTAGTGTGCAGCCATATCATCCACCTACAACTCCAAGTACTGAGATAGATTCCACAAAAAATGAAGTCTGTTCTTCTATTGCGAATGCTACCATCTGTGAAAGTCCTTCAAAACTGGCCTCATCTCCAGTAGAGCTGACGAATGTCTCACCTGCATTGCACCCAGAGAAGAGGGGTTACATGTGCCCAAGTGATGATTCAACCAACTCACCCAGCAAATTAGTTAGACTTACACATCTCAGaagatcattgaaatttgacaATCCTGTGAAAAGTGCTAAGGTAGAAGATGAAGTCAAAAGTATCGGAAGATTATCAGTTGAGaacgatattttcaaaatccttcCTGAGAATCTCCTTCAATCG attagagagaaagaaaagaaagcaacaGAGGAGCAGGATCCAGCCATCTCACAAGCGAAGAAGCGGCAACAGATGGTTGCCAGCTTACCCAAACTCTTCAATGCGATTCATTTCTTATTTCAGTCGATGAAGCGTTCTGTTATCACAAAAGAGGAGCTTATGCACAGGATAATAGCCAATCACCTAGATGTTGTTGATAGAA GAGAAGTTGAAGAAGAACTTGAACTGTTGCAAGAACTTGTTCCTGAGTCAATTTACGTGAAGTCGGCATCTAGTGGTGATGTTCTCGTATG CATAAATATGATATCAAGTCCGGAGTTGATGCATGCAAAACTGGTGGAAATAAAGTGA
- the LOC131321460 gene encoding CDT1-like protein a, chloroplastic isoform X2, with the protein MKICNIIMVSKKLWGIVLLGNVLDHGINHCVVDAVDFVFRFERLGKFFDSLDSSIRLLRLKGSTSTYTNIRPKIEYLTDRRFSYAHLAQLKFLLPNVIEIKKVLIHDEQTSCMKPDLHVTLNVYAIKDEEQLKPTSWNSQMRNVFHARLLDFFKAHPEGEVPEAALPEPFNQSKQDVALNSSFGETSTAVLAESQPARASHLSQSFRKHLSMQVSRNKVIDYQEKSIVSPQPLVLPVSEPRVGEISSYALHEFSLQPPRSQESLAFAASETSVQPYHPPTTPSTEIDSTKNEVCSSIANATICESPSKLASSPVELTNVSPALHPEKRGYMCPSDDSTNSPSKLVRLTHLRRSLKFDNPVKSAKVEDEVKSIGRLSVENDIFKILPENLLQSIREKEKKATEEQDPAISQAKKRQQMVASLPKLFNAIHFLFQSMKRSVITKEELMHRIIANHLDVVDRREVEEELELLQELVPESIYVKSASSGDVLVCINMISSPELMHAKLVEIK; encoded by the exons ATGAAAATTTGCAATATCATTATGGTATCTAAAAAGCTATGGGGAATTGTGCTTTTGGGCAACGTTTTAGACCATGGCATCAATCATTGTGTTGTTGATGCAGTAGACTTTGTCTTCAGGTTTGAGAGATTGGGCAAGTTCTTTGATAGCTTGGATAGTTCAATTCGGCTGCTTCGGTTGAAGGGCTCTACGTCCACATATACAAACATTCGCCCCAAAATAGAATATTTGACAGATAG GAGGTTCTCGTATGCTCATTTAGCCCAATTGAAGTTTCTTTTACCCAATGTGATTGAGATAAAGAAGGTTCTAATTCATGATGAACAGACTAGTTGTATGAAGCCAGATCTCCATGTTACACTAAATGTTTATGCAATTAAGGATGAGGAGCAGCTAAAACCAACGAGTTGGAATTCACAGATGAGGAATGTCTTTCATGCTAGGCTTTTGGACTTCTTTAAAGCCCATCCTGAG GGAGAAGTGCCAGAAGCAGCACTACCAGAGCCATTCAATCAGTCAAAGCAAGATGTGGCCTTAAATTCATCCTTTGGCGAGACATCAACTGCTGTACTTGCAGAATCGCAGCCTGCTAGAGCATCCCATCTATCTCAGTCTTTCCGGAAGCACCTTTCAATGCAAGTTTCACGCAATAAAGTCATTGATTACCAAGAAAAATCAATTGTGTCTCCACAGCCTTTGGTTCTTCCTGTTTCAGAGCCACGTGTTGGAGAGATCTCCTCTTATGCGCTTCATGAATTTTCTTTACAACCACCAAGAAGTCAGGAATCGCTAGCATTTGCGGCTTCTGAAACTAGTGTGCAGCCATATCATCCACCTACAACTCCAAGTACTGAGATAGATTCCACAAAAAATGAAGTCTGTTCTTCTATTGCGAATGCTACCATCTGTGAAAGTCCTTCAAAACTGGCCTCATCTCCAGTAGAGCTGACGAATGTCTCACCTGCATTGCACCCAGAGAAGAGGGGTTACATGTGCCCAAGTGATGATTCAACCAACTCACCCAGCAAATTAGTTAGACTTACACATCTCAGaagatcattgaaatttgacaATCCTGTGAAAAGTGCTAAGGTAGAAGATGAAGTCAAAAGTATCGGAAGATTATCAGTTGAGaacgatattttcaaaatccttcCTGAGAATCTCCTTCAATCG attagagagaaagaaaagaaagcaacaGAGGAGCAGGATCCAGCCATCTCACAAGCGAAGAAGCGGCAACAGATGGTTGCCAGCTTACCCAAACTCTTCAATGCGATTCATTTCTTATTTCAGTCGATGAAGCGTTCTGTTATCACAAAAGAGGAGCTTATGCACAGGATAATAGCCAATCACCTAGATGTTGTTGATAGAA GAGAAGTTGAAGAAGAACTTGAACTGTTGCAAGAACTTGTTCCTGAGTCAATTTACGTGAAGTCGGCATCTAGTGGTGATGTTCTCGTATG CATAAATATGATATCAAGTCCGGAGTTGATGCATGCAAAACTGGTGGAAATAAAGTGA